From one Aquicella lusitana genomic stretch:
- a CDS encoding cytochrome b, producing the protein MTEKAVNKKNRFMEWVDTRYPWTDFMRKHLTEYYAPKNFNFWYFFGSFSLLVFVMQILTGIWLVMEYVPTADGSFASVQHIMREVRYGWLLRFMHTTGASAFFVVVYLHMYRALIYGSYQKPRELVWLIGMVIYFALLIEAFTGYVLPWGQMSYWGAAVITSFASAIPYLGDLLLIWLRGDFNVSGVTLHRFFSLHVIAIPLFLAVLVFVHLVALHQVGSNNPDGIDIKKKKNKEGVPLDGIPFHPYYTVKDLVGVVVFLFVFSIVVFFTPKMGGYFIEHDNFIPANPLQTPLEISPVWYMTPFYAMLRAIPNKLFGLMTMAAGIAVMFVLPWLDRSPVRSIRYKGTLSKIAIVIFVISFVGLGYLGSEPVSTLYTLLARLLTVTYFAFFLLMPFYSKIEKTKPLPERVTE; encoded by the coding sequence ATGACTGAAAAAGCCGTGAATAAAAAAAATCGGTTTATGGAATGGGTGGATACGCGTTATCCGTGGACTGATTTCATGCGTAAGCACTTGACGGAGTATTACGCACCTAAAAATTTTAATTTCTGGTATTTCTTTGGTTCCTTTTCGCTGCTTGTGTTTGTCATGCAAATTCTCACAGGCATCTGGCTGGTAATGGAATATGTCCCTACTGCGGATGGTTCCTTTGCTTCCGTTCAGCATATCATGCGCGAAGTACGGTACGGATGGTTGCTGCGATTCATGCATACTACCGGCGCTTCAGCCTTTTTTGTCGTGGTTTACCTGCATATGTACCGTGCGCTGATTTACGGATCCTATCAGAAACCGCGCGAACTAGTTTGGTTAATTGGTATGGTTATCTATTTTGCTCTGCTGATCGAAGCGTTTACCGGCTATGTGCTTCCCTGGGGGCAAATGTCTTACTGGGGTGCTGCGGTTATCACTTCTTTTGCCAGTGCGATCCCTTATTTAGGCGATCTTCTTCTGATCTGGCTGCGCGGAGACTTTAACGTATCCGGCGTGACACTGCATCGATTCTTCTCGCTTCACGTGATTGCCATTCCGCTCTTTTTGGCGGTGCTGGTTTTCGTGCATTTAGTCGCGCTGCATCAGGTGGGCTCTAACAATCCTGATGGCATTGACATCAAGAAAAAGAAAAATAAGGAAGGCGTGCCGCTGGATGGTATACCTTTTCATCCTTATTACACGGTTAAGGATTTGGTGGGTGTAGTCGTTTTCTTGTTTGTGTTCAGTATTGTTGTGTTTTTCACGCCAAAAATGGGCGGCTACTTTATAGAACATGATAATTTTATACCAGCCAATCCCTTGCAGACACCGTTGGAAATCTCTCCTGTATGGTACATGACGCCGTTCTATGCCATGCTACGTGCCATTCCCAATAAACTTTTTGGCTTGATGACAATGGCTGCGGGTATTGCCGTCATGTTTGTGTTGCCTTGGCTGGATAGAAGCCCGGTGCGTTCAATTCGTTATAAAGGAACGCTATCGAAAATTGCCATTGTTATCTTTGTTATCAGTTTCGTTGGCTTGGGCTATCTGGGCAGCGAACCCGTTTCTACGCTCTATACGCTGCTCGCCAGACTGTTGACGGTAACTTATTTTGCATTCTTTTTGCTAATGCCGTTTTATTCAAAGATCGAAAAAACCAAACCTTTACCAGAACGGGTCACAGAATGA
- the petA gene encoding ubiquinol-cytochrome c reductase iron-sulfur subunit, with the protein MKDEIDQKRRCFLRRATTAVGGIGLAAASVPFFSYWMPSADTEAAAAPIKIDISKMKPREQLTVPWRGMPVWVIYRDQEMLDTLPKLDSTLRDPLSEQDQQPAYCKNIHRSIKPQFLVAIGICTHLGCVPTYRPDVASVSPDWLGGFYCPCHGSKYDLAGRVYKDVPAPLNLKIPRHMYVSDTEILIGEDKDGVQGAISIS; encoded by the coding sequence GTGAAGGACGAAATTGATCAAAAGCGGCGATGCTTTTTGCGCCGTGCAACAACTGCTGTAGGGGGGATCGGACTCGCAGCAGCTTCTGTCCCGTTTTTTTCATACTGGATGCCGAGTGCCGATACTGAAGCAGCGGCCGCGCCAATCAAGATTGACATCAGCAAAATGAAGCCACGTGAGCAGTTAACGGTGCCATGGCGCGGCATGCCTGTCTGGGTCATCTACCGTGACCAGGAAATGCTGGATACGCTTCCCAAACTGGATAGCACCCTGCGTGACCCGCTGAGCGAACAGGATCAGCAGCCTGCTTATTGCAAAAATATTCATCGTTCCATCAAGCCTCAATTCCTGGTTGCGATCGGTATCTGCACTCATCTTGGCTGCGTGCCTACTTATAGACCGGATGTAGCCAGTGTTTCTCCGGATTGGCTGGGTGGTTTTTATTGTCCCTGCCATGGTTCTAAGTATGATTTGGCGGGAAGAGTTTATAAAGATGTACCCGCTCCTTTGAATCTGAAGATTCCGCGCCACATGTACGTGAGTGATACGGAAATCCTGATAGGTGAAGATAAGGATGGCGTACAGGGCGCAATTTCCATTAGCTAG
- the bioA gene encoding adenosylmethionine--8-amino-7-oxononanoate transaminase, with product MNLDTYREEKNLNPIWHPCSQMKDYELFKPLEVVAAQGAHIELKDGRQIIDANSSWWCKSLGHGHPRLKAVIKRQIEKFEHVALANTTNEVIVNLSEKLTQLTRSLSKVFYASDGSSAIEVAIKMSAHARKIQGEHQRTLFVSLENSYHGESIGALSVSDLGIYRDPYTPFLFDAYFISALPYVNHADHPLWVDCGFAWRAIEKQLEPLSERITAILVEPIVQGAGGMRIYSQDFLRRLCVWARQHGIHVIADEIMTGIGRTGKMLACEYANVEPDFLCLSKGLTAGWLPLSAVLTTSAVYDLFYDDYASGKSFLHSHTYSGNVLAASIAVEVLAMMKEDKICDRANQIGSMMRTYMQSIADKTQKLTHVRQIGAIVAADLVCDQPGRRLGFEIYQKAVALGALLRPLGNTLYWLPPLTIDMEILDKLKLITEQAILSVDF from the coding sequence ATGAATCTCGATACGTATAGGGAAGAAAAAAATTTAAACCCTATTTGGCATCCTTGCTCACAGATGAAAGATTATGAGCTATTCAAGCCGCTGGAAGTGGTCGCGGCCCAAGGTGCGCATATAGAGTTAAAAGACGGCCGGCAGATTATTGATGCGAATTCAAGTTGGTGGTGCAAGTCGTTAGGGCATGGCCATCCTCGTTTAAAAGCCGTAATCAAGCGGCAAATTGAAAAATTTGAACATGTCGCATTGGCTAATACGACCAACGAAGTCATCGTTAATTTGTCGGAAAAACTGACGCAATTAACCCGCTCGCTCAGCAAGGTTTTTTATGCCAGCGATGGTTCTTCTGCCATTGAGGTGGCAATTAAAATGAGTGCGCACGCCAGAAAAATACAAGGCGAACATCAGCGAACGTTGTTTGTTTCGCTGGAGAATAGTTATCATGGCGAAAGCATCGGTGCCTTGAGTGTGAGCGATCTTGGCATTTATCGAGATCCTTATACGCCGTTCCTGTTTGATGCTTATTTTATTTCTGCGCTGCCTTACGTGAATCACGCAGATCATCCTCTATGGGTAGATTGCGGCTTTGCCTGGCGTGCCATTGAAAAACAGTTGGAACCGTTATCTGAACGCATTACAGCCATTCTGGTTGAGCCGATTGTGCAGGGTGCGGGCGGCATGCGGATTTATAGTCAGGATTTTCTCAGGCGTTTATGTGTCTGGGCCAGGCAGCACGGTATTCATGTTATAGCAGATGAAATTATGACAGGAATAGGTCGTACTGGAAAAATGCTAGCCTGTGAATACGCGAATGTTGAGCCAGATTTTTTATGCCTATCAAAAGGGCTCACAGCCGGTTGGCTGCCTTTGAGCGCCGTATTAACGACCTCTGCTGTTTATGATCTGTTTTATGATGATTATGCGTCTGGAAAGTCTTTTCTCCATTCACATACCTATTCCGGGAATGTACTTGCGGCAAGTATCGCGGTGGAAGTGCTTGCTATGATGAAGGAAGATAAAATATGTGACAGAGCCAATCAAATTGGCTCTATGATGCGCACTTATATGCAATCAATTGCGGATAAAACACAAAAGCTAACACATGTCAGGCAGATTGGCGCAATCGTTGCGGCAGATTTAGTGTGTGATCAACCAGGACGGCGGCTGGGTTTTGAGATTTATCAGAAGGCCGTAGCGCTTGGCGCATTATTGCGGCCGCTGGGTAACACACTTTATTGGTTGCCGCCTCTTACCATTGATATGGAAATACTGGATAAACTGAAGCTCATCACTGAGCAAGCAATTCTATCTGTTGATTTTTGA
- the bioB gene encoding biotin synthase BioB, translated as MSESKWNTESVKRLFELPLVHLLFEAQCVHRLYFHADELELCTLLSIKTGACPEDCAYCPQSAHYSADASREKLIDVEKVVRQAQIAKEKGAVRFCMGAAWRSPPKKDFHKVLEIIRAVKNLGLETCVTLGMLNAEQAAMLYASGLDFYNHNLDTSPEYYKKIITTRTYQDRLDTLHHVRTAGIKVCCGGIIGMGESREDRIALLIQLASLPKPPESVPINRLIPFEGTPLANSPTLDNFEFIRTIAVARILMPTSILRLSAGRITMSEEMQALCFMAGINSMWLGEKLLTAKNPQCGEDHALLQKLGMKNRKVATQ; from the coding sequence ATGTCAGAATCAAAATGGAATACAGAAAGCGTAAAGCGACTATTTGAATTGCCACTTGTTCATTTGCTGTTTGAAGCACAATGCGTGCACCGGCTGTACTTTCACGCAGATGAACTTGAGCTTTGCACTTTGCTTAGCATCAAAACCGGCGCCTGCCCTGAAGATTGTGCATATTGCCCGCAAAGCGCCCACTACAGTGCTGATGCTAGCCGTGAAAAGCTAATCGATGTTGAAAAAGTTGTACGGCAAGCGCAAATCGCCAAAGAAAAAGGTGCGGTGCGTTTTTGCATGGGCGCAGCATGGCGCAGTCCTCCCAAAAAAGATTTTCACAAGGTGCTGGAAATCATTCGCGCTGTTAAAAACCTTGGCCTTGAAACCTGTGTAACACTCGGCATGCTAAATGCAGAACAGGCAGCCATGCTGTATGCGTCCGGGCTGGATTTTTACAATCACAACCTGGATACTTCGCCGGAATATTATAAAAAAATCATTACCACCCGCACATATCAAGACCGGCTGGATACATTGCACCACGTGAGAACAGCCGGCATTAAAGTTTGCTGTGGCGGCATCATTGGCATGGGGGAATCGCGCGAAGATCGTATTGCGCTTTTAATCCAGCTTGCAAGCTTGCCTAAGCCACCCGAAAGCGTTCCTATTAATCGCCTCATTCCTTTTGAAGGAACACCATTGGCAAACTCGCCTACGCTAGACAATTTCGAGTTCATACGCACCATTGCTGTTGCGCGCATTTTAATGCCGACATCAATACTGCGACTGTCTGCTGGCAGGATCACCATGTCGGAAGAAATGCAGGCCTTGTGCTTTATGGCGGGCATTAACTCGATGTGGCTGGGTGAAAAGCTATTGACCGCCAAAAACCCACAATGTGGTGAGGATCATGCCCTTTTGCAAAAACTGGGAATGAAAAACAGAAAAGTGGCCACACAATGA